Proteins encoded by one window of Nicotiana tabacum cultivar K326 chromosome 10, ASM71507v2, whole genome shotgun sequence:
- the LOC107799475 gene encoding laccase-17-like yields MQKMGAIGLFLVSLMIASCLLPSVSAATRHYKFEIKMQNVTRLCHTKSMVTVNGQFPGPRIVAREGDRLEIEVVNHVQNNISIHWHGIRQLRSGWADGPAYITQCPIQTGQSYVYNFTIIGQRGTFWWHAHISWLRSTVYGPIIILPKKNTPYPFAKPYKEIPIIFGEWFNTDTEAIISQALQTGGGPNVSDAYTINGLPGPLYNCSAKDTFKLKVKPGKTYLLRLINVALNDELFFSIANHTLRVIDADGVYVKPFETDTLIITPGQTHNVLLKTKPHFPNATFYMTARPYVTGPGTFDNSTVAGILEYESKSKPHLKNLPLFKPLLPALNDTTFVTNFTSRLRSLATPQFPANVPLNVDKQLFFTVGLGTSPCDQNKNCQGPNGTKFSASINNVSFVQPTTALLQSHFFGQSKGVYKPDFPYSPLNWFNYTGNPPNNTSVKKDTKLMVLPFNTSVELVMQDTSILGAESHPLHLHGFNFFVVGQGFGNFDRNKDPANFNLVDPIERNTVGVPSGGWVAIRFLADNPGVWFMHCHLEIHTSWGLKMAWLVLDGKLPNQKLPPPPKDLPKC; encoded by the exons ATGCAAAAAATGGGTGCTATTGGACTATTTCTTGTCTCTCTGATGATTGCGTCATGTTTACTGCCTAGCGTTTCAGCTGCAACCAGGCACTATAAGTTTGAA ATCAAAATGCAAAATGTGACAAGATTATGCCACACCAAGAGTATGGTGACAGTAAATGGACAGTTCCCTGGACCTAGAATTGTGGCAAGGGAAGGTGATCGTCTTGAAATTGAGGTGGTCAATCATGTTCAGAACAACATCTCCATCCATTG GCATGGAATTAGACAGCTTCGTAGTGGATGGGCAGATGGACCAGCATATATAACACAATGTCCCATTCAAACTGGCCAGAGTTATGTCTATAACTTCACTATAATTGGCCAAAGAGGAACATTTTGGTGGCATGCACATATTTCATGGTTGAGATCAACTGTTTATGGTCCTATAATCATTCTTCCTAAGAAAAATACTCCTTATCCATTTGCCAAACCCTACAAAGAAATTCCCATCATCTTTG GAGAATGGTTCAATACAGATACTGAGGCCATAATTTCCCAAGCTTTGCAAACAGGTGGAGGTCCTAATGTTTCTGATGCCTATACTATCAATGGACTTCCTGGCCCTTTGTACAATTGTTCAGCCAAAG ATACTTTTAAGCTGAAGGTGAAACCTGGAAAGACATATCTTCTTCGATTGATCAATGTTGCACTTAATGATGAGCTTTTCTTCAGCATTGCAAATCATACTCTTCGAGTTATCGATGCAGATGGCGTTTATGTTAAACCCTTTGAGACAGATACACTTATTATTACACCGGGACAAACTCACAATGTTCTTCTCAAAACTAAACCTCATTTTCCTAATGCGACATTTTACATGACTGCTCGGCCATATGTGACAGGCCCTGGCACATTTGACAACTCTACAGTTGCTGGAATTTTAGAGTATGAATCAAAATCAAAACCCCATTTGAAAAACCTACCACTCTTTAAGCCATTACTACCAGCTCTCAATGATACAACTTTTGTCACCAATTTTACGAGTAGATTAAGAAGTCTTGCGACTCCTCAATTCCCTGCGAATGTACCTCTAAACGTCGATAAACAATTATTTTTCACAGTAGGTCTTGGAACAAGTCCTTGTGATCAAAACAAAAATTGCCAAGGACCTAATGGCACAAAATTCTCAGCTTCAATTAACAATGTATCATTTGTGCAACCTACAACTGCACTTCTCCAATCTCATTTCTTTGGACAATCCAAGGGTGTATACAAGCCTGATTTTCCTTATAGTCCTTTAAATTGGTTTAACTACACTGGGAACCCTCCGAATAACACCTCAGTTAAGAAGGATACAAAACTTATGGTTTTGCCATTTAACACGAGCGTGGAGTTAGTGATGCAAGACACAAGTATTCTTGGTGCTGAAAGTCACCCTCTTCATCTTCATGGATTTAACTTCTTTGTCGTTGGCCAAGGGTTTGGGAATTTTGACCGCAATAAGGATCCAGCAAATTTCAACCTTGTTGATCCTATTGAGAGGAACACTGTGGGTGTCCCTTCTGGTGGTTGGGTTGCTATTCGATTTCTAGCAGACAATCCAG GAGTATGGTTTATGCATTGTCACCTGGAAATTCACACGAGCTGGGGACTGAAAATGGCATGGTTGGTTTTAGATGGAAAACTTCCCAATCAGAAGCTACCTCCTCCCCCAAAAGACCTCCCCAAGTGTTGa